From Domibacillus sp. DTU_2020_1001157_1_SI_ALB_TIR_016, a single genomic window includes:
- a CDS encoding aldose 1-epimerase, translating to MIKHVLFDGKEAIQASNDYLQLLMIPSFGSNVISLIDKKTGKELLVKPDSFAALTENPMLNGIPVLFPPNRIENGTFIFNGITHHFPINEIDKHHIHGFVYDQPWQVTNEKEEQGVVTIQTMIQLDQPAIYKGASIQLTYELDGAVLRQTATVKNNGDEPFPWGIGYHTSFLFDEKHSSFSLTKKSQWLLTDEAIPTGEQVPGEPMKEISLQAMPLDDAYAAFDEGNEAVMHNRETGCTVTYRTDSSFKHWVIYNGNGKEGFVCPEPYTCITNAFNMNLSPEETGLRILMPGEEDTVRTEIEVIS from the coding sequence ATGATTAAACATGTACTTTTTGATGGAAAAGAAGCCATCCAAGCATCCAACGATTACCTTCAACTTCTCATGATCCCGTCATTTGGGAGCAATGTGATTTCATTAATCGATAAGAAAACGGGAAAAGAATTGCTCGTGAAGCCGGATTCGTTCGCGGCATTAACTGAAAACCCGATGCTCAATGGCATTCCGGTTTTGTTTCCGCCGAATCGAATTGAAAACGGTACGTTTATATTTAACGGCATCACGCACCATTTTCCAATCAATGAAATTGACAAGCATCACATTCATGGTTTTGTATACGACCAGCCTTGGCAGGTCACGAATGAAAAAGAAGAACAAGGTGTTGTGACTATCCAGACGATGATTCAGCTTGACCAGCCGGCGATCTATAAAGGGGCATCTATCCAGTTAACATACGAGCTTGACGGAGCTGTTTTACGCCAAACAGCGACCGTTAAAAACAATGGTGACGAACCATTCCCATGGGGAATCGGCTACCATACTTCTTTTTTATTTGATGAAAAGCATTCTTCTTTTTCCTTAACGAAAAAAAGCCAGTGGCTGCTGACGGATGAAGCGATTCCTACAGGAGAGCAGGTGCCGGGGGAGCCGATGAAAGAAATCAGTTTACAGGCCATGCCGCTTGATGACGCGTATGCAGCTTTTGACGAAGGAAACGAGGCCGTTATGCATAATAGGGAAACAGGCTGTACGGTTACATATCGAACGGACTCTTCTTTTAAACATTGGGTCATCTACAATGGAAATGGCAAGGAAGGATTTGTCTGCCCAGAGCCTTATACATGTATCACCAATGCGTTTAATATGAACCTTTCACCTGAAGAAACGGGATTGCGTATCCTGATGCCGGGTGAAGAAGATACAGTAAGAACAGAAATTGAAGTCATCTCCTAA
- a CDS encoding MFS transporter, with translation MKRNYSFMLATVFVGFLIFGFSENVKGPAMPRIQTDFDLDAFQVGTLLAFNSIAYLLACTFTAQLTRKWGIKTMSALSFGSMALSGVFIYLSSTYTSLAGAYFFMYVGNGMLEIVLAILSARLFVKNTGMMMNLAHFFYGLSSIVAPMLASGLMKLTIGGAELDWRGMYLAVMLLSLIPMIPALASRFPQEDVQPEHRIPVRMLARDPVLWLIVLILSFGVVAEMSVGGWLVNFLEKAYDWTNADASQMLAIFFLFFTFSRLFLGPITDRIGFTVSLILFGALSAAFTFIGIAAGEPGALLLAAAGIGIAPVYPTVMAMIARRYRENSDTAITFVVTIMGIFTVSGNVIIGAIITAVTEYAGAGMGVVRGMQAGYLFIGACALLSALFSFFLYVYLRRQKEVI, from the coding sequence ATGAAACGAAATTATTCTTTTATGCTGGCGACTGTGTTCGTCGGCTTTCTTATTTTTGGTTTTTCAGAAAATGTAAAAGGGCCGGCCATGCCGCGTATCCAGACAGATTTCGATCTGGATGCTTTTCAAGTCGGTACACTGTTAGCTTTTAATTCCATTGCCTATTTGCTGGCCTGCACGTTTACCGCGCAGCTAACGAGAAAATGGGGCATCAAGACCATGAGTGCTTTGTCGTTTGGCTCCATGGCCCTTTCCGGTGTATTTATTTATTTGTCTTCCACCTACACAAGCCTGGCAGGAGCTTATTTTTTTATGTACGTTGGAAACGGTATGCTGGAAATTGTCCTGGCTATTTTAAGTGCGCGCTTGTTTGTAAAAAATACAGGGATGATGATGAACTTAGCTCATTTTTTCTATGGGCTTAGTTCGATTGTTGCCCCTATGCTTGCTTCAGGTTTAATGAAGCTGACCATTGGCGGAGCGGAGCTGGATTGGCGCGGAATGTATCTTGCGGTCATGCTGCTTTCCCTTATTCCGATGATTCCAGCTCTGGCAAGCCGGTTTCCGCAGGAAGATGTACAGCCTGAACATCGGATTCCAGTTCGGATGCTTGCACGTGACCCGGTTCTGTGGCTTATTGTGCTGATTCTTTCATTTGGAGTGGTAGCTGAAATGTCTGTCGGCGGCTGGCTCGTCAACTTTTTGGAAAAGGCATACGATTGGACAAATGCGGATGCATCCCAGATGCTGGCGATTTTCTTTTTATTCTTTACTTTTTCCCGTTTGTTTCTTGGACCGATTACGGACCGAATCGGTTTTACTGTATCGCTTATCTTATTCGGCGCCCTTTCAGCCGCTTTTACTTTCATTGGCATTGCAGCAGGTGAGCCCGGTGCCTTATTACTAGCAGCAGCCGGCATCGGCATTGCGCCTGTTTATCCGACCGTCATGGCGATGATCGCCCGCCGTTATCGGGAAAATAGTGATACAGCCATTACGTTTGTGGTTACGATTATGGGTATTTTCACTGTTTCCGGAAATGTCATTATTGGCGCTATTATTACTGCCGTAACAGAATATGCGGGCGCCGGTATGGGAGTTGTACGCGGTATGCAGGCCGGCTATTTGTTTATTGGTGCCTGTGCGCTCTTGAGTGCTCTATTCAGCTTCTTTTTGTATGTTTATTTACGACGCCAAAAGGAAGTTATATAG
- a CDS encoding lactate utilization protein C yields MIHQREAFLNNVARQLGRSRNTSVKPERNWQFRPQDKTLTDKTPDELLNVLRDQCRLIHTELIETTSSKLAEVLEAAVHLYGGGPISLWKDPRFTEFGLDGLLKETWPLRNVEVNEWDAARGRENIVQAERANIGITFSDITLAESGTVVLFSSAGKGRTVSLLPRNYIALVPKSTIVPRMTQAAQEISRRVQAGETIPSCINFITGPSNSADIEMNLVVGVHGPVKAAYIVIEDR; encoded by the coding sequence ATGATCCATCAGCGTGAAGCTTTTTTAAACAATGTGGCCAGGCAGCTTGGCCGCAGCCGTAATACAAGTGTGAAGCCGGAGCGAAACTGGCAGTTTCGTCCGCAGGATAAAACACTGACAGATAAAACGCCGGACGAATTATTGAATGTGCTGCGTGACCAGTGCCGGCTGATTCATACTGAATTGATTGAAACGACCAGCAGCAAGCTGGCGGAAGTATTGGAAGCGGCCGTTCATTTATACGGCGGCGGACCGATATCCCTTTGGAAGGACCCGCGCTTTACGGAGTTCGGCCTGGATGGGCTGCTGAAAGAAACATGGCCATTGCGTAATGTGGAAGTAAACGAATGGGATGCTGCCCGTGGCCGAGAAAATATCGTCCAGGCAGAGCGGGCGAACATTGGTATTACTTTCAGTGATATTACCCTTGCTGAATCCGGTACGGTCGTCCTGTTTTCCAGTGCTGGAAAAGGGCGCACGGTCAGCCTTCTTCCGCGCAACTATATTGCCCTCGTGCCGAAAAGTACGATTGTACCGCGTATGACGCAGGCAGCGCAGGAAATTTCCCGGCGTGTGCAGGCGGGTGAGACGATTCCGTCATGCATCAATTTTATTACCGGTCCAAGTAACTCTGCTGATATTGAAATGAACCTCGTTGTGGGTGTGCATGGTCCTGTTAAAGCCGCGTATATTGTGATTGAAGACCGGTAA
- a CDS encoding LutB/LldF family L-lactate oxidation iron-sulfur protein produces the protein MAMKIGEGKFKENVNKNMEDTFMRGAVAGAQERLRTRRLDAAEELGNWEEWRSHGEEIRKHVLNNLDYYLHELAENLQKRGGHVFFAETADEATGYIREVVNANGGKKILKAKSMVTEEISLNQVLEEEGCKVIETDLGEYILQLDEHDPPSHIVAPALHKNKEQIRDVFSDKLDYKMTSKPEELALHARETLRQEFLTADIGITGCNFAIAESGSVGLVTNEGNAGLVSDLPKTQIAVMGMERIVPTFEEFEVLVGLLTRSAVGQKLTSYITALTGPREKGDADGPEEFHLVIVDNGRSKILGTEFQSVLQCIRCAACINVCPVYRHIGGHSYNSIYPGPIGAVLTPLLGGYDDFKDLPYASTLCAACTDACPVKIPLHELLHKHRQVIVEREGRAPISEKLAMKAFGLGAASNPMYAAGSKMAAAMMKPFTKNDRISSGPGPLKAWTEIREFPAPNKERFRDWFKQHEKGGGGQ, from the coding sequence ATGGCAATGAAAATCGGAGAAGGCAAATTTAAAGAAAACGTCAACAAAAACATGGAAGATACCTTTATGCGAGGTGCGGTAGCGGGCGCACAGGAACGGCTCCGCACACGCCGGCTTGATGCGGCAGAAGAGCTTGGAAACTGGGAAGAATGGCGTTCACACGGAGAAGAAATCCGCAAGCATGTGTTAAATAATCTGGATTACTATCTGCACGAGCTGGCCGAGAACCTTCAAAAGCGCGGCGGGCATGTGTTTTTTGCCGAAACGGCAGACGAAGCGACTGGGTATATCCGTGAAGTCGTAAACGCGAATGGCGGCAAAAAAATTCTGAAGGCTAAATCAATGGTCACAGAGGAAATCAGTTTAAATCAAGTGCTGGAAGAGGAAGGCTGCAAAGTGATTGAGACAGATCTTGGCGAGTATATCCTGCAACTGGATGAACACGATCCGCCTTCTCACATCGTTGCGCCGGCACTCCATAAAAACAAAGAGCAGATTCGGGATGTGTTTTCTGACAAGCTAGATTATAAGATGACTTCCAAACCGGAAGAGCTGGCACTTCATGCGCGTGAAACATTACGCCAGGAATTTTTAACAGCCGATATCGGCATTACCGGCTGCAACTTCGCCATTGCGGAATCTGGATCTGTAGGTCTTGTGACGAACGAAGGAAACGCAGGGCTTGTGTCGGACCTGCCCAAAACGCAAATTGCTGTGATGGGCATGGAACGGATTGTACCAACATTTGAAGAATTTGAAGTGCTTGTGGGCCTCTTGACGCGCAGTGCGGTCGGACAGAAATTAACGAGCTATATCACAGCACTTACCGGTCCTCGCGAGAAAGGAGATGCGGATGGACCGGAAGAATTTCACCTTGTAATCGTGGATAACGGGCGTTCTAAGATTTTAGGCACGGAATTTCAGTCCGTTCTGCAGTGTATCCGCTGTGCGGCCTGCATTAACGTCTGTCCGGTATACCGCCATATTGGCGGCCACTCCTACAATTCAATTTATCCGGGGCCGATTGGAGCCGTTCTCACACCGCTTCTTGGCGGCTATGATGACTTTAAAGATCTTCCTTATGCTTCGACGCTTTGTGCGGCCTGCACGGACGCCTGCCCGGTGAAAATTCCGCTGCATGAACTGCTGCACAAGCATCGGCAGGTGATTGTAGAAAGAGAAGGACGCGCACCTATTTCTGAAAAGCTTGCGATGAAAGCGTTTGGGCTTGGAGCCGCTTCAAATCCTATGTATGCAGCAGGCTCGAAAATGGCCGCGGCGATGATGAAGCCGTTTACGAAAAATGACCGCATTTCAAGCGGGCCGGGACCATTAAAAGCATGGACAGAAATCCGGGAATTTCCGGCGCCAAATAAGGAGCGCTTCCGTGACTGGTTTAAACAGCATGAAAAAGGAGGCGGCGGACAATGA
- a CDS encoding (Fe-S)-binding protein, protein MKVTLFITCIVDMFQADVGKATVEVLERLGCNIEFPMGQVCCGQPAYNSGYVEESKDAMKKMITTFENAEVVVTPSGSCATMFKEYQHIFYDDPIWRPRAERLAAKTYELTQFIVHVLGVENVGAKLNGVATYHPSCHMTRLLGVKDAPMTLLQNVEGLRFEPLPNAHNCCGFGGTFSVKMGNISEQMVDEKVDSAEQTGADFLIGADGGCLMNIGGRIERRGKPIRVMHIAEVLNSR, encoded by the coding sequence GTGAAGGTTACACTTTTTATTACGTGCATCGTTGACATGTTCCAGGCCGATGTAGGCAAAGCAACGGTAGAAGTGCTGGAACGCCTTGGCTGCAACATTGAATTTCCGATGGGGCAGGTCTGCTGCGGACAGCCGGCTTACAACTCGGGATATGTTGAAGAATCAAAAGATGCCATGAAAAAAATGATTACGACATTTGAGAACGCGGAGGTCGTCGTAACTCCATCCGGATCCTGTGCCACGATGTTTAAAGAATACCAGCATATTTTTTATGATGATCCCATCTGGCGTCCGCGCGCGGAACGATTGGCCGCAAAAACCTATGAGCTGACCCAATTTATCGTCCATGTATTAGGAGTGGAAAACGTAGGTGCAAAGCTAAACGGTGTGGCGACCTATCACCCGTCCTGCCATATGACACGGCTTCTTGGTGTAAAAGATGCGCCAATGACTCTGCTTCAAAATGTGGAAGGGCTTCGCTTTGAACCACTGCCAAATGCGCATAACTGCTGCGGCTTTGGCGGCACGTTTTCCGTGAAGATGGGCAATATTTCAGAGCAGATGGTCGATGAAAAAGTCGACTCGGCCGAGCAGACAGGAGCCGACTTTTTAATTGGAGCCGACGGCGGCTGCCTGATGAATATCGGCGGACGTATAGAACGAAGAGGAAAACCAATCCGCGTGATGCATATCGCGGAAGTGTTAAACAGCCGGTGA